Genomic window (Bombyx mori chromosome 9, ASM3026992v2):
TACTATAAGATCTCATTTCTATGACACATTATTTTCCTTGGCATTTGAAGATTTCAATATGAGTACTCCAGGCATCTTATTCTTAATGCCCTAATCACTTGATACTATTACCATCTTATCTTAGCTCTTGAATGATGTATGCAAATTCATACTTACGGCTAGATGCCTCTGCTTTCTGTGCAACAAGTCTAAGATCTAAACATGCAGCATACATAACCGGAAGGCACCAGTTCTCTTCTTTCTGTCCCTGTAATAGCTTTACGACAGAGGCCACACATATACTCTGATGATCGTATGCCTCAATGTAATCACTTGCATATAATGCCTGGaatgcaaagcatttttttttattgcttagatcggtggatgagcttacagcccacctggtgttaagtggttactggagcccatagatatctacaacgtaaatgcgccacccatattgaaatataagttctaaggtctcagtctctgaccgaaatgcattactgcttctgaCTACTACTGACTCAAGAGGTcttgccaccagtaaaagtatttGACGAGAAGCTAATAAAacgatatatttaaaatacacttAACAGGTAATGTTCGCTGTAGTAACGGCCAGATTAATAATGGtacatttactattttttaatctatatttatcaatttaaaaccagaattaaattcatatatctcaccttaagacatgataAGTGTGCAATTACAAGTTCATCTAATGGAGCAACACAATTTCCTGTGACAAGGGTTGCAATATCGCTAGATAATAGATTCCTATTGTAGACATGTTCATCTCTTAGAGACAACAGTCTAGACAATATGTTACCTTGTCCCGTTCTGTACATACGTTCCACACATTGTATGTATTGATTAAGAGTGCCAGTTATCATCGACATTGTGGTTAGGTATTACTGGATTTTTAACTTTGAATGactaattttaatatacaaaattacAAGAATGTAGTTTTTCCTATAATTTCGTCAATCGACATTTCATGATTGATATTTATCAAAGAATCAGAGTTTATTAGCGCAAAATCGGTCTCatgaaaacattgaaattttgttttctttatatgtCATTTCCACTTTCCACAGCTCAACTGGAGAAAGGATAAGTTTTTCATTCCTTGGATAGGCACACGGAAAGAAGTCTATACCGCTAAAGCATTTGGAAGGCCAAGACTATACTTATTATGTGAAATGGAATGTAATTAAGTGAAatcaaatgtttatttatttttttagatgAAGTGAATTATAACAGCGGCaaccatacatttttttttgtttgagacACAAATTGCAGGCATCATACTGTACTAACGATGGGTTAATACTGATATTTgtcaatatacaaatatattcgttatgtaatattataataccttaACTAATACGTGAATATCCTGATATCTTAATATACTTTGATAAAACGGGTAAACGAGTTAAACCTAATACGGTATTCGTGAAATAAGTTaataatcatagataatacacattagttattaataatataaatagtatattgTATCTAGGAATTTGACTTCAAGGAATCAAGAAATGAAGGttcaaacattaaaaagtaatgcatttaaaaattcCCAAGCTGTATTACGAATATCTTAATGAATACTAATATATCGGTCTCACCCTTATACTGTACTGTGTTCCATTTAAAAAAGTAACCAGTGCAGCTATTAAAGGAATGGCTTCGCAGTATACtaattttacattatattttacaGTGCTCCCAGTGTACATCGGAACATAGCCTTAAGCATTAACACAGGTGCGAAAAAGCTAGTGAACCACTGTTTTATACGTTTAAGCATAAAGTAAATGAACAAAATGTAACAAGTCACATTAATCCTTTTCTCACGATCCCGCCTAAAGGTCTTGAGCTTTTTGTGTCTGTTACACGAGAGTTTGTTATTTCTACCAGATAGCCAAAGggaatctatttttatattaaattgatgTACCGTATTTGCAgctaaaaaatagataatatgtAATGCCTACACCTATCTGACGCAAACGATACATATTAAAACGAACATCAATCTGTGCACTTAATACACGAGAAGgcttgggactttttggcgggaatgcgaagagtgaagttgtgagatttgttttattaaatttttgtctattaagtgtttcttcaggtttaaatgtgtaataacggtggtttattaactatttagtatctgtgaaagtgctcGTTCGTCCCGTTTCATCTCGTCTCGTCTCGTCTCACTtcgttttcattttcattttcattttatgacATTTCGTgcattgttttatattaatcagCTTCCTTCATTTCATACcacttttcataaaaataaaaataagacttgacttaaaggtcctacttaccaggtcataaaatccctaaaaattaaaaaagaagacttTGTTGTTCTTTATTTACACTTCTAAGTTTTTGCTTAAATCACATTTTAAATTACGAAATAAAATGGAAGAAAACGTTGCGTTGGATTCtagcaaacaaaaaaagtttatcAAATCCATTAAAGGATTGCAAAAAACTATAAAGGTAGTATTAATAACATTATATATTTGAGACTAGGTTATAAAAAACCAGTGtacttattcttatttatatcaCAGAAGAAAAAAACGCAAGCGAAGGATCAGACCCCCGTCACCCCTAAAGTACAagaagagaaaataaaaaaaaagaaacgtgtAAGAGGGCTTGTTTATTTGGGACATATCCCACATGGATTTTATGAGGTTGGTTACAATtctttttttgctttaattggCAAACTACCGTCCCACCGTCGAAGAAGAGTCCCTGTTGTTAATAGACCGCCTGGAATAATTTGATTTGTTGtaaataccaataaaaaaaacgtacaaaaggtcatttattaattttttactggtggtaggtcttgTGAGTGGGCGCGGTTAGGtaacaaccaccctgcctatttctgcccaaAAAGCTATACTTTACaaattatttgcaattatttagacTCATATCTTTTGTGGGTTTTTTTCAGCATCAAATGACACAATACTTCAGTCAGTTTGGAGGTGTTTCTAACTGTAGAGTGATCAGATCAAGGCGCACTGGCAGATCTAAAGGATATGCATTTGTAGAGTTTCATGATCCTGCTGTCGCACAAATTGTTGCTGAGACCATGAATAATTATCTCATGGGGAAAAGATTGATAAAAGGTATACATTATTATGTATGGGTGTAGATCAATAAACATATAAGCCCATTATACCTCATCTAGTGTTAAGCCATCACAGGAATCTTAAATGCTTAAGGCAACCTTTTGATAGACACTCAAATTATCCATAGCTTTAGAATAGGGTTCAATTTACTTACAATAAATAGACACAAATAGGCAATATAGTAAATCAAACAAGACAATCAGTAATTATGAGACATACTTTAGTTCTTCATTCAAATATTTTCATTGTGATAATTTTGTTCTAGTTCCTATAGTAAAGTGATCTGATAATAATAGCATGGTACTAAATATAAGCAAGGCTGATGATTTGTGATGTAGACAGAAAACACTAGAGCTGTGTGTATATGGACATGAATGCGCATCTAAAGTTtatcattaattataaaattttaataaaaaaatacctaataaaaaatattctcaacATAAATCAATGAATGAATTCTGTTTGTTGGGAAGCCTAAAAAATTCTAGTAATCTTACAAGAGTGTCACTACTATATCTAACATTTTAGTATTCATAATTTTCAATCCATTTTCGATTCTGTTATGTATTAATGTTGCTTAACTAATACCTTAACTTACTggtgaaacaaatttattttggcTAAACCTGGATGactggtaaaaaaataaaaatacattcattTTCAGCTGCTTACATACCACCTGATAAACGAAGATGGGCCATGAGATACACATGGAACCCTCAGAACAATCCTGTCTTAAATACGAATCTGAAACTTAAAAAAGTAtgtattagaaaatattaattttcaaatgtCTATAAAGATTGCCCAAGCAAAATCTGGTGTACTCAGTATTATTAAAGTAGATAATGTATGTTGCACATGTTAGTGGTTTTTGCAAATTGCTAATGCCAGTTCTCTATATCTATTATCTTTGTGAATGAAACTTGTTTTTTAGTAAATATACATGCCCTTGCTTTGTATGTGGTTTTGACACCCATAACATAAAATTCTAACAACAGCAATTGAATGTggaatttttattgtaatgtttaCCATTCAATCgtaaatttattgttaaaatatgttCATTGAACAATGAAGATGTGTTGATCATAAAATTACCATAAGAGATATattgcacctttagaattatagagacccaaccgaaaaaatgtgtttttttgaaaaaaatttcaaactGAAAAGACGTAGAAGAAGGAGACGGTGTGAAAGAGATGGACAAGTTTGTCCCTTTATAAACGAAAAACATTCTAAgtcaattttttaatgaaagtcaaaataaaaaaaattacgaaatgGGTCTCttaaattctaaaggtgcgatatatcaaatatttaataagtaaCTAAAAATAATCAATTGTTTTTAAGCAATACAACGCAGTAAAGAGTGATGCTGAAGAATTAAGAAGTGCTCGTAAATTAATGAAAAGGtaagttaattattttactgAAAGTCTTgagtttactgtactagtgaaATTTGTTACATTATCACccaaactttttttaataaaccaaTTATCATATAGACGGCTGAACAAGCAcacagtccacttggtgttaagtggttaccatagtCAAATGCTGCAACAGAAATGAGTAGGTTGGTTGTACCTACTAGTGCCACCTTGCATTACTAGCTAGCGACTAAGATACTAAGATCAAAACAAGATCAGCATCAATAAAGATTTTagtcaattaattttaaattatgttcttTACTTGCTGTGTGCATGtatctattataattaaatctaattaaCTCTGATCGAAGCAAATATGTCTATTTTGGGAAATTGTATGATGAACCAAAAGAATATTTCCAAATAGGACAAGAACtagtagatttaaaaaaaatattgattatataTCTTAATTCCATGTTAGtgctaataatgaaattaaattatctacactattttctatttttcaatttcagtttaaataaaacaaagaaaaagttAAAGGAATTGGGCATCAATTATGATTTCTTCATGCCCGTAGATATCCCAGAAGAATTAACAGAAATTGAGTAAATAAAACAAGGTTTGTAAAATGAATTCGTTTCTCATAATACAATGCAATCTGATTTCTATTAATGAATTACTTCATggtttttccataaaatctcggcTCCTATATGCTATTCAGTGTCAATGTGAT
Coding sequences:
- the Nopp34 gene encoding nucleolar phosphoprotein: MEENVALDSSKQKKFIKSIKGLQKTIKKKKTQAKDQTPVTPKVQEEKIKKKKRVRGLVYLGHIPHGFYEHQMTQYFSQFGGVSNCRVIRSRRTGRSKGYAFVEFHDPAVAQIVAETMNNYLMGKRLIKAAYIPPDKRRWAMRYTWNPQNNPVLNTNLKLKKQYNAVKSDAEELRSARKLMKSLNKTKKKLKELGINYDFFMPVDIPEELTEIE